taactaatattaatttaaatgacattaaattttttaaattaatataaaaggaattttttttcaaaatctcaattttacaataaattttgttcaagaaatttaaaaatgaataaaaattattagatgaaaaaaaataattaacaataagaattaatagattaaattataaatttttaaaaataaaaaaataaaaatttattaaaagaattataaaaattGTAATAAAACTTCAACTCGTcaaaaaattgttaaatttgcaaaaaataaaaaatatcaaaatgataataaaatagaaatagagaaataatattataaaatttataaaaaataataaaaattaaaattttaaataaattaaaaattttgtattaaaattaaagtaacgatttcaagaatataataatattttttaataatgacaacatttttaatctatatgtcaGGTGACAAATTTAATACATAACTATTTATTTAATAGACCATATCAAATATCTTTATTGAAAGACATTTTAAATATCTTTACTTGAGTCTTcgcttattttattattaagaatctATTATCTATCGTATATTACTAACTTTACAACTAAAATTATGTGCTATATATTGCTTCTTTAttacaattgaaattaaattttaccctttaaaattaaaaagttctctttctttttctatctctcTTGTTTCTTCACCTATTCTATCTTTCTTATATGTCATTACCAATGACTAATTATAAAATTGACCATCAAAATATGCAACATTACATTCTCTAGTtgcaactaaaattaaattaaaattaaaattaaaactgaaatataactatattatattactaatttaaaaacaaaaatatgtcATATAACACTTTTTCAATAAAATTGAGTgcgtaaaaatatttttctcaaaaattaataaactcttCTTTTCCAACATCTTCTTATTtacctccttctccttctccttctctatTTCTATACTCTATCGCACTTCTCactatataacttataatttatattttatattactaatttgacaaatcaaaatatgtcacaagatattctttcattacaattaaaataaaatcttttcctcCTAAAATAACaaactctctctctccttttttttaatCTGATACAATTTGTATTGGGCTAGTCCAATTAGAGAACTATACTATAAATAGGAGTATAATGTAATAATGTGGGATAGGCATGGTATAATTGGAAACTCTACTTTCTCTCTTTGGCCCTATGTCTAGAGATTTCTCTTCTATTCTCTCTGATTATCTCTAATTCTCTCTAGTTCTTGATACAAATAAATTCGTATCAAAAGATGCTTTTATTGAACACCATGCCAAATTCCTATGATGATGCAATTTGGAATCAGATTCAAACTAGCTTAGATCGCTTGAATTCAGATTATGAAAAACGATCCAAGATACTTGCATATATTCAGGCAACCTGCACCAAAATTTGTGCAACCTTCCGAAATCATCAACGACTCCAACAGCCTCCAATATGCCAGATTCAAGCCAAATCAACCTCAGCTTTTTCACCACTCAACAATGATTCAACAGCTCCAGAAGCAAACAATTCTACACTTACGGCTCTACAATTTTAGAATTCAGCATTAGATTATGAGAAGGCAGCATTAGAGAATGCAGCAACCAATTTTTCAGAATTCAACATGACTCCAGTTCAcacagaagaggaagaagaagcagaagaatcagatttttgtttcCTAGTCCAACCACAGCAATAACAAGCAAAATCAACAGAAACTCCAGATCAAGCAACAATTCAGCGCTCACCAGTGTCAATTTTTAATTACAAAGAAGCAGTAATACAATTTCAGCAACAACGGCAAAATTCATGCCAAAATTCAAAAAGGatagatgtagaagaagaagaattcgattTCAATTTTGAATTTGTACCTGAAGAATCAACAAAACTTGCAAATCAAGTAGAGTGTCAACCAGCAGATCACACATTTGAAAACTCAATTCCAGGGATTCCAACCATAGTAGATCTGGCAATTTCAGTGACAAATGATTCTAGTGCAATTACAAgatttatgaccaagaacaatacAGAAGTCACAAACAAACCTGGTGGTAGAGGTATTGTGTGGATTGCAAGGGATCGACCTTGGTTTGATTCGTCGATGACGCACCCAGGAGATTTGTAGCCAGATTGAGATACGGGAGGGGAGGATGCTTGGTGGTTTCTTCCTTGGGAGCCGCCGATCGCGAACCCGCAGACAACCGCCACTGATGACGATGAGAGGAGCAGCGCTGACATCGGCGCTTTCGCGGCGCGGAGGGAGAAGCCCATGGTGCTTCTGTAACAGGGGTGCGTGCTCACGCCATCAGAACCACCATCCGCGGCAGAGATCATAGAGTTTGGGGGTTCCGTCGAGCCTCTCCAATCGTGGCTAATCCACCACCACTCTTGGTGGCGGTCTTCCCTTGGAATCGCGATGCAGAACGAAGCGGCGAGGGCTTGCAGGGGCAAGTGGCGGCTTCGGGAAGAGACAGGGAGAACTCGAACAGCGAACAGCGGAAGGTCGGGAGCTGGACGGCAGCGGCGGTGCTTCCATGCAAGCTCGCGATGGCCGGTGGCTGCAGGTTGGACGCAGGGGCAGCGGTGAGTGCACCTCTGAGGCAGAGAAACAACAACGCATCTCTCTTCTtcgatgaggatgaggatgaggaagaGATGCTGAAGTCTAACAATGTGTTGGGCTTCTATTGTGAGCTAACCCAAATTTTAACTTCTGAAGCCCAAAGTCAGAAGGTGATGGATGGTACAATCTCAATTCTAAGGATTTCAGTCTAATTTCATATTTCAACAGGAATTATATTTtgttggttttggattgaacaAAGATTTTTTCAATGGGATCCTcgtgattaaaattttttttagcagtagcataaaaaatattgtttttcgaaatactaattttttattacttgTAATTAgcttttataatttttgttaggATTTATATTTTTTCGCAACCTTGAGGACAAGGTTGTTTTGAAGGGTAGGGTAATGATACAATTTGTATTGGACTAGTCTAATTAGAGAACTATACTATAAATAGGAGTATAATGTAATAATGTGGGATAGGCATTGTATAATTGAAAACTCTACTTTCTCTATTTGGCCCTATGTCTAGaaatttctcttctattttctctCATTATCTCTAATTCTCTCTAGTTCTTGATACAAATTCGTATCATAATCTCTTTCTTTCTTATTCTCTATCTCTTTTTACCTTTTtgctctaaaaaaataaaattaataaaataatataattctaataaattcataaaactataaagaatacactaaatttataattaaacataattaaaaaataattttataatattattcacaaaaatatattattatattctttttagttttaaattttttttatctttttaatctatatttttatttttctttttttaaatatttattatacataatttgaaaagaatattaatgttgtaattaataattaaaatcaagattcaattatttaaaaaagaattgagtttgagttaattttataattatcaatataaaatttttttatgctaatatttaattatatttttatatacataaaaaaacaataacaaacttaacatttaatcaaatataaaaaaaaaatatatatatatatatatataaatttttttcaaattttaaaataataaatattaaagttaattattCCAAAAAAGTTAAACTATTCACAAAAATCCTAATCTTCATGGTCAATTAGAATTTTTATCCCCTACAAAAACTTAACGGCAAAGCGCCCTAGCCAGAAAGTGGATGATGACATGTCCTGAATTAATTGAGCCGCGTACTTGCGAGTCTCGACTCCATCGTTGGCCAAAAACTGAAGGGCGTAGAGGTTGTGACGCGGGGGTGCGGATACTGCTAGGCAAGTAAGGGGTTGTTTTAGCTTCAGCTTCACTTTAGCTTTCTTGTTGTACTCTTTCAACGCGAAATTCATCATCTCAATCACCCAAGGTTCCTTCACGTTCAATTCTGTAGGAACCTTATACGGCAAAAGCGGCGATTCTGTGACGGCGGTGGAGGGGGAGTAACAGTAGCGAGGAGCTAAGAGGAAGAGGAACATCATAATATGACAATAAATTCTCATGCTACCTTCCTTTAATTTGATGCTGCTGCTACGGTGGTGAATTGCCatgcatgtatatatataaaacaaggtTTGTTGTTGGCTCTTGAATCCGTTTATGGGATACAATTTTGAATGTTCACAAACGTATATTTGCCCTAACACTTCCATAAAGGTCATAATTATGTAAATAAGAGTCATAATAATCACTTCATCAACAGAATtgctctatatttttttcttcttctttgcgtGTGGGAACATTAATTAGTACTATTCTGGTTTATATTTGGTTAATTTTGTTGCATGCATCTCATTAAATTTTGGCCCCAATATTTTATGAAAAACTATATATAGGTAAACaacttataataaattaattttaaatgactgtaattaataattattaattttatatttttaaaaaataaaatttaaataatcaataattaataacaattaataaatatataatacattttaaaaatatttattgatttattattagttaaacTCTTATTAATTATTTAGCGAAATTGATATTTTATTGTTAAGAATCtattatttattgtatatttctaatattttgttgcatattattctcttgttataattaaaattaaattttttcttttaaaattaaagagttttcttattttcttatttctcttatttatttatctattctatctcttttatatattattattaatgattaattacaaaattattgacaatcaaaatgtataatattagattttttaattacaatttgTAACATCCTCACTattagaatgtcacgcttccggctgcgctactctgatagtaagaagtattacgactaacttcatatacttaatattaaaataggagcctttgactcgacactgtatcacTGACTTAATTGAAAACCGAAAATAAAtactttacataaaaaaaaacaaatagacACAGGTTTATATGcaagacttcttacataataGCTGATaacataatatacatataaaacatacaactcctatccctcttacaaaattgtaataaaaaagacgagggaagaaaaaaaaaatatctaattaacaCAACATCGTATAAACCAATACGCGGTATAACTCTCCATAATGCTCCTTCCTCTGATTTCTGAAAAGGTAAAGTTGTAGGGGATGAGAACCCAACCACACGATCTCACCACAGAGTTTTAAAAttatcataagaagatatttaataagaaaattatttttaaactcagtgattatcattgccttatgaatcttttaaaaaccaatagctaatcgttcaaaaccttttcaaagaaataatgtttaacctttcagaaatccaaaacctttcttttcttataagaaaatcttaataaGAAACTAACCATGCAATCaatcaacacaatcattaattcagcaccaaaattcattctcaaatgtagcacaccAGGACAAGCACAggcaaaaca
The sequence above is drawn from the Arachis hypogaea cultivar Tifrunner chromosome 4, arahy.Tifrunner.gnm2.J5K5, whole genome shotgun sequence genome and encodes:
- the LOC112796007 gene encoding uncharacterized protein isoform X2, which encodes MISAADGGSDGVSTHPCYRSTMGFSLRAAKAPMSALLLSSSSVAVVCGFAIGGSQGRNHQASSPPVSQSGYKSPGCVIDESNQGRSLAIHTIPLPPDLLWLESLELSFQMCDLLVDTLLDLQVLLILQSRKCRIVCFWSC
- the LOC112796007 gene encoding uncharacterized protein isoform X3, yielding MISAADGGSDGVSTHPCYRSTMGFSLRAAKAPMSALLLSSSSVAVVCGFAIGGSQGRNHQASSPPVSQSGYKSPGCVIDESNQGRSLAIHTIPLPPDLLWLESLELSFQMCDLLVDTLLDLQVLLILQETKI
- the LOC112796007 gene encoding uncharacterized protein isoform X1; the protein is MISAADGGSDGVSTHPCYRSTMGFSLRAAKAPMSALLLSSSSVAVVCGFAIGGSQGRNHQASSPPVSQSGYKSPGCVIDESNQGRSLAIHTIPLPPDLLWLESLELSFQMCDLLVDTLLDLQVLLILQVPHLGSSSQGHYRLGRICWTARLT